Genomic DNA from Planctomycetaceae bacterium:
CTTCGCGTCCGACATTCGGCCGGAAGACTGGGACCAGTACGAATGCCGCGTCGAACGCAACACGCACCGGGTTCTGGAAATCGCCGCCGAAACCGGAACGCACGGAACGTTCTTTGTGCTGGGCTGGGTCGCTGAACGATTCCCGGCTCTGGTCCGGGAAATTCGCAGCGCCGGGCATGAAATCGGCTGCCACAGCATGTGGCATCAGCTTGTCTACGATCTCGGCCCGATCCGGTTTCGCCGCGACCTGATCGACGCTCGCAATAAGCTGGAAGAAATCACCGGCGAACCCGTCACGCAATATCGCTCCCCCAGCTTTTCGATCACGGAAAAGTCGCTGTGGGCGCTGCAGGTGCTGGTCGAAGAAGGGTTTGATACGGATTCCAGCATCTATCCGGTCAGGCATGACCGCTACGGCATTCCGAACGCCCCGGCGGCACCGCACATCATTGAAACGCCTTCCGGACCGATTCGCGAGTTCCCCGGCATGACCTGCCCGGTCGGTCGCGCGCGGATTCCCGTTGGCGGAGGCGGGTATCTGAGGCTGCTGCCATGGCCTGTGACTCGTCAACTGCTGCGGCGCGTTCGTCGACTGAATCAGCCTCTGAACGTCTACATTCATCCCTGGGAATTCGACC
This window encodes:
- a CDS encoding DUF3473 domain-containing protein, whose translation is MRDGCYLHDITSRIAKLTRDGTFTVDVEDFFHVSSFASDIRPEDWDQYECRVERNTHRVLEIAAETGTHGTFFVLGWVAERFPALVREIRSAGHEIGCHSMWHQLVYDLGPIRFRRDLIDARNKLEEITGEPVTQYRSPSFSITEKSLWALQVLVEEGFDTDSSIYPVRHDRYGIPNAPAAPHIIETPSGPIREFPGMTCPVGRARIPVGGGGYLRLLPWPVTRQLLRRVRRLNQPLNVYIHPWEFDPDQPRVAASLKSRFRHYQNLRTTASKVRHLLREFSLTTMSRVLDSMELPVAPGKPNTANA